Proteins found in one Mucilaginibacter gracilis genomic segment:
- a CDS encoding RrF2 family transcriptional regulator, with protein MLSKKTKYAIKALVSLGKNMGNPPVQISKIAEEEKIPKKFLEQILLDLRNAGFLYSKKGAGGGYSLNKDPKEIYLVQVMRITDGPIAMVPCASLNFYHKCEECKSELTCGIRSVFIDVRDVTLKILSETSIADIIDREVNLISLI; from the coding sequence ATGCTTTCTAAAAAAACTAAATATGCAATAAAAGCTTTGGTAAGCTTAGGTAAAAACATGGGAAATCCGCCTGTACAGATATCTAAAATTGCTGAGGAAGAAAAAATACCAAAAAAATTTTTGGAACAAATACTTTTGGACCTGCGGAATGCCGGCTTTTTATACAGCAAAAAAGGTGCGGGGGGCGGCTACAGCTTAAACAAAGACCCTAAAGAAATTTACCTTGTACAAGTAATGCGTATAACCGATGGCCCTATTGCTATGGTGCCGTGCGCCAGCCTTAACTTTTACCACAAATGCGAAGAATGCAAATCGGAACTAACCTGTGGCATCAGAAGTGTTTTTATTGATGTGCGCGATGTTACGCTAAAAATTTTAAGCGAAACCAGTATTGCCGATATTATTGATCGCGAAGTAAATTTGATTTCTTTAATCTAA
- the rhaT gene encoding L-rhamnose/proton symporter RhaT has protein sequence MEVIFGVIFHFIGGFASGSFYIPYKKVKGWAWESFWIVGGIFSWLIVPPVAAWLTVPHFVDIIKATDGGILMLTYFFGLLWGIGGLTYGLGVRYLGVSLGSTIILGLCSVFGALVPAVFYEFSPSAGKDSIGTLASTHWGQLVLIGIAVCVIGIVICGRAGTLKERDLNKEGAAVNENKDYRFGLGITVAIVSGVLSACFAFGIDAGAHMADAANAAWRTAEHITDTRNFLYKNNVTYIVILWGGLTTNFIWCMVLNARNKTFGNYTDGKTPLLKNYIFSALAGTTWFLQFFFYGMGESKLGNGASSWILHMAFIILIANMWGLVLKEWKGVSKKALTTLIIGIITILLSVILVGYGNNVKDKEVVKTAQIEAIK, from the coding sequence ATGGAAGTAATCTTCGGTGTAATTTTTCACTTTATTGGCGGTTTCGCCTCCGGTAGTTTTTACATCCCCTACAAAAAGGTAAAGGGGTGGGCATGGGAAAGCTTTTGGATAGTTGGGGGTATATTCTCCTGGCTCATCGTTCCGCCGGTAGCGGCATGGTTAACAGTACCGCATTTTGTTGATATTATTAAAGCCACAGATGGTGGTATATTAATGCTAACCTACTTTTTTGGCTTATTATGGGGAATAGGCGGTTTAACTTATGGTTTAGGCGTTCGTTATTTAGGGGTATCGTTAGGTAGCACCATTATATTAGGCTTATGCTCGGTATTTGGCGCTTTGGTTCCGGCAGTGTTTTATGAGTTTTCGCCAAGTGCGGGTAAGGATAGTATCGGTACACTGGCTTCAACACATTGGGGCCAACTGGTTTTAATAGGGATTGCTGTATGTGTTATTGGTATTGTTATTTGCGGCAGGGCCGGCACCTTAAAGGAACGCGACCTGAACAAAGAGGGCGCTGCTGTTAACGAAAATAAAGATTACCGCTTTGGCTTAGGCATTACTGTGGCTATTGTATCTGGCGTGTTAAGTGCCTGCTTTGCCTTTGGTATTGATGCAGGCGCACATATGGCCGATGCTGCTAACGCGGCATGGCGAACTGCCGAACACATTACAGACACCCGCAATTTTTTATACAAAAACAATGTTACTTACATAGTAATACTATGGGGCGGTTTAACTACCAACTTTATATGGTGTATGGTATTGAACGCCCGTAACAAAACATTTGGTAACTATACCGATGGTAAAACACCATTATTAAAAAACTACATCTTCTCGGCCTTAGCTGGTACAACCTGGTTTCTGCAATTCTTTTTCTACGGTATGGGCGAAAGCAAATTAGGTAACGGGGCCAGTTCGTGGATATTACACATGGCTTTTATCATACTGATTGCCAACATGTGGGGACTCGTTTTAAAAGAGTGGAAGGGTGTAAGCAAAAAGGCGTTAACAACCCTTATTATAGGTATCATTACTATTTTACTTTCGGTTATACTGGTTGGCTACGGTAATAACGTAAAGGATAAAGAAGTGGTTAAAACAGCACAAATTGAAGCAATAAAATAA
- a CDS encoding bifunctional aldolase/short-chain dehydrogenase produces the protein MSINTTQFKHVSYLWDEAKAAELAGDEVALLIYRSNLLGADLRLTNYGGGNTSCKVMAKDPLTGQETEVMWVKGSGGDLGSIKKSGLAALYVDRLRSLKNIYRGVEHEDEMVELFNHCIFDLSSKAPSIDTPLHGFLPFAHIDHLHPDAAIAIAAAKDGKQITQDLFGGTIGWVEWKKPGFELGLQLKACLDENPGIRGIMLGSHGLFTWGDTAYESYINTLEVIEKCAEYLEANYGKKGPVFGGQKIQSLNETARKAQAAKLAPILRGFTSSKTLMIGHFTDDARVLEFINSNDLERLAPLGTSCPDHFLRTKISPLVLELAPDEDLSDVAAIKERLAPAFEAYRKMYEDYYDTCKHPNSPAIRDANPVIILYPGVGLFSFSKDKQTARVAAEFYTNAINVMKGAEAVSEYTSLPRQEAFNIEYWLLEEAKLQRMPKPKALSGRIALITGSAGGIGKAIAKKFVAEGAVVILNDMNAERLESAAEEFKGLYGKDSYATAVMDVTKEDQILAAMDTAALAFGGVDIIVNNAGLSISKSIADHTEKDWDLLYDVLVKGQFFVTQAAVAVMKKQATGGDIINIVSKNALVSGPNNAGYGSAKAAQLHLSRLNAAELGADKIRVNVVNPDAVISDSNIWAGGWAEGRAKAYGITVAELPAYYAKRTLLNEIILPHDIANACFAFTGGLLAKSTGNVLNVDGGVAMGFVR, from the coding sequence ATGTCTATCAACACAACACAATTTAAGCACGTGAGCTATTTATGGGACGAAGCGAAAGCCGCTGAATTGGCCGGCGACGAAGTTGCCCTTTTAATTTACCGCTCTAATTTATTAGGTGCCGATTTAAGGTTGACCAATTATGGTGGTGGAAATACATCATGCAAGGTTATGGCTAAAGATCCATTAACCGGTCAGGAAACAGAAGTAATGTGGGTTAAGGGCTCCGGTGGCGACCTGGGTTCGATAAAAAAGAGCGGTTTAGCGGCGCTTTATGTTGATCGTTTACGCAGCCTTAAAAATATTTATCGCGGCGTTGAGCACGAAGACGAAATGGTTGAACTGTTTAACCATTGTATTTTCGATCTGTCGTCAAAAGCACCGTCAATTGATACGCCTTTGCACGGTTTTTTACCTTTTGCACATATCGATCACCTTCACCCCGATGCAGCCATTGCCATTGCCGCCGCAAAAGATGGTAAACAAATTACGCAAGACCTGTTTGGCGGAACCATTGGCTGGGTTGAATGGAAAAAACCTGGTTTTGAATTGGGTTTACAATTAAAAGCTTGTTTAGATGAAAACCCCGGCATCCGTGGTATTATGTTGGGTTCGCACGGTTTATTTACCTGGGGCGATACGGCTTACGAAAGCTACATCAACACCTTAGAGGTAATTGAAAAATGTGCCGAATACCTTGAAGCCAACTATGGTAAAAAAGGCCCTGTATTTGGTGGCCAAAAAATACAAAGTTTAAACGAAACTGCCCGCAAGGCTCAGGCTGCTAAATTAGCACCTATATTGCGCGGCTTTACATCAAGCAAAACGCTGATGATAGGCCATTTTACTGATGATGCCCGTGTATTGGAGTTTATCAACTCTAACGATCTGGAGCGTTTGGCACCATTGGGTACAAGTTGCCCCGATCACTTTTTGCGCACCAAAATCAGTCCGCTGGTATTGGAGTTAGCACCTGATGAAGATTTGAGCGACGTTGCCGCTATTAAAGAACGTTTGGCCCCGGCATTTGAGGCTTACCGCAAAATGTACGAGGATTACTACGATACCTGTAAACACCCAAACAGCCCCGCCATTCGCGATGCTAACCCGGTAATTATATTGTACCCTGGTGTTGGTTTGTTCTCTTTCTCAAAGGATAAACAAACTGCCCGCGTAGCTGCCGAGTTTTATACCAACGCCATTAACGTAATGAAAGGTGCCGAAGCTGTTTCCGAATACACTTCGTTACCGCGCCAGGAAGCTTTTAACATCGAATATTGGTTGTTGGAAGAAGCCAAACTGCAACGCATGCCAAAGCCTAAAGCCTTATCGGGCCGTATTGCCTTAATTACGGGCAGCGCAGGCGGTATTGGTAAAGCTATTGCCAAAAAGTTTGTAGCCGAAGGTGCCGTAGTGATTTTGAACGATATGAATGCCGAACGTTTGGAGTCGGCGGCTGAAGAGTTTAAGGGCCTTTATGGTAAAGATTCTTACGCTACGGCGGTAATGGATGTAACAAAAGAAGATCAGATTTTGGCGGCAATGGATACCGCAGCTCTGGCTTTTGGTGGTGTTGATATTATTGTAAACAATGCCGGTTTATCAATTTCCAAATCAATTGCCGACCATACCGAAAAGGATTGGGATTTGTTGTACGATGTATTGGTAAAGGGCCAGTTTTTTGTAACCCAAGCTGCCGTTGCCGTAATGAAAAAGCAAGCTACCGGTGGCGATATTATTAACATTGTAAGCAAAAACGCTTTGGTAAGCGGGCCAAATAACGCAGGTTATGGTTCGGCTAAAGCGGCACAGTTACACTTGAGCCGCTTAAATGCGGCCGAGTTGGGTGCCGATAAAATACGGGTTAACGTGGTTAACCCCGATGCTGTTATAAGCGATAGTAATATATGGGCCGGTGGCTGGGCCGAGGGTCGCGCAAAAGCATACGGTATAACCGTTGCCGAGCTGCCTGCCTATTACGCCAAGCGCACCTTATTAAACGAAATTATTTTACCTCATGATATTGCAAACGCATGTTTCGCTTTCACGGGCGGCTTACTTGCAAAATCAACAGGTAATGTGTTAAACGTTGATGGCGGCGTTGCTATGGGCTTTGTTAGGTAA
- a CDS encoding HEPN domain-containing protein: protein MQSFRTELENPVIEKDIIDLEQKIRAFREGKIHDEKFRSLRLARGVYGQRQPGVQMVRIKLPFGKVTFKQLLKIADISDEYASSNLHLTTRQDIQIHYVSLERTPELWAKLEQDDVTLREACGNTVRNVTSSPTSGIDPREVFDVSPYAHAMFKFFLRNPICQEMGRKFKISFSATEADTAYSFIHDLGFIPKVKIENGKEVRGFKIMLGGGLGAQPALAHIVHEFLNEDLIIPYTESVIRVFDRYGERNNRNKARLKFLIQKIGLEEFLKLVDEETIANKVKTYIIDRDAVTQPEIPAQTQLAEAVIANELRYKHWRATNVFEQKQKGFFGVYIKVEVGDIPTEQARRLVAAIKPYVADEIRITQNQGLLLKFAREEALPHLFNGLTELGLAAPGFDSVADVTTCPGTDTCNLGISNSMTLSKVLEDVVYSEFEDLIYNRDIKIKISGCMNSCGQHGLAHIGFHGSSLKAQGKVLPSVQVLLGGGVVGDGVGRAADKITKVPAKRATTVLRAVLNDYQANTNDNELFNDYYDRQGKDYFYQLLKPIADLTTLQDDEFVDWGHEETFATAIGVGECAGVVIDLVATLIFEAEEKFAWAQQAHNEKRFADSIYHSYSVFISAAKALLLDKGVNSSTQAGIIREFDTQYVATGEIELTGSTFNDLILQINKNEPGEDFATQYLQQANSFVQNVKAKREALIQLQ, encoded by the coding sequence ATGCAAAGCTTTAGAACCGAGTTAGAAAATCCGGTTATTGAAAAGGACATTATTGATCTGGAACAAAAGATACGTGCTTTTCGCGAAGGAAAAATTCATGACGAAAAATTCAGGAGTTTGCGTCTTGCCCGGGGTGTTTACGGCCAAAGGCAACCCGGTGTGCAAATGGTACGCATTAAATTGCCCTTTGGTAAAGTAACCTTTAAACAGCTTTTAAAAATTGCCGATATAAGCGACGAGTATGCCAGCAGCAACCTGCATTTAACCACCCGCCAGGATATACAGATACATTACGTGAGCCTTGAGCGCACACCCGAACTATGGGCAAAGTTAGAGCAGGACGATGTTACCCTGCGCGAAGCCTGCGGTAATACGGTGCGTAACGTTACCTCCTCGCCTACCTCGGGTATTGACCCTCGTGAGGTTTTTGATGTTTCGCCATACGCGCATGCCATGTTCAAATTTTTCCTGCGCAATCCTATTTGCCAGGAAATGGGGCGCAAGTTTAAAATCTCGTTTTCGGCTACCGAAGCCGATACCGCATATTCGTTTATACACGACTTAGGGTTTATCCCCAAAGTAAAAATTGAAAATGGCAAAGAAGTGCGTGGTTTTAAAATAATGCTTGGCGGCGGCTTAGGCGCACAACCGGCATTGGCCCACATTGTACACGAATTTTTAAACGAAGATTTAATTATACCTTACACCGAATCGGTAATAAGAGTGTTTGACCGTTATGGCGAACGTAATAACCGCAACAAGGCCCGTTTAAAATTTTTGATACAGAAAATTGGATTGGAAGAGTTTTTAAAACTTGTTGACGAAGAAACTATTGCCAACAAAGTTAAAACTTACATAATTGACCGTGATGCGGTTACCCAGCCAGAAATACCTGCCCAAACACAATTGGCCGAAGCTGTAATTGCAAATGAGTTACGTTACAAACACTGGCGGGCCACCAACGTGTTTGAGCAAAAGCAAAAAGGTTTTTTTGGCGTATATATAAAGGTAGAGGTTGGCGATATACCAACAGAACAGGCACGCCGGTTAGTTGCCGCTATAAAGCCTTACGTAGCCGATGAAATACGCATTACCCAAAACCAGGGTTTGCTTTTAAAATTTGCCCGCGAAGAAGCTTTACCCCATTTGTTTAATGGCTTAACCGAGCTTGGTTTAGCCGCGCCTGGTTTTGATAGTGTTGCCGATGTAACTACCTGCCCTGGTACTGATACTTGTAACCTGGGCATATCAAACAGCATGACGCTGAGTAAAGTGTTGGAGGATGTTGTTTACAGCGAGTTTGAGGACTTAATTTACAACCGCGATATTAAAATAAAAATTAGTGGCTGCATGAATAGCTGCGGCCAGCATGGTTTGGCACATATTGGTTTTCACGGCAGTTCGTTAAAAGCGCAGGGCAAGGTATTGCCATCGGTACAGGTATTGTTAGGTGGTGGTGTAGTTGGCGATGGCGTTGGCCGTGCTGCCGATAAAATTACCAAAGTACCTGCCAAACGCGCTACCACTGTTTTACGTGCCGTATTAAACGACTACCAGGCCAATACCAACGATAACGAATTATTTAACGACTATTACGACCGCCAGGGTAAAGATTATTTTTATCAATTGCTGAAACCAATTGCCGATTTAACCACCCTACAGGATGACGAATTTGTTGATTGGGGCCACGAAGAAACCTTTGCTACCGCTATTGGTGTTGGCGAATGTGCAGGTGTGGTGATAGATTTGGTAGCTACCTTGATATTTGAAGCTGAAGAAAAATTTGCCTGGGCGCAACAAGCCCATAACGAAAAACGCTTTGCCGATTCTATTTACCATTCCTACAGTGTATTTATTAGTGCTGCCAAGGCTTTGTTGTTAGATAAAGGTGTAAACAGCAGCACCCAGGCCGGTATTATACGCGAGTTTGATACCCAATATGTAGCTACCGGCGAAATTGAACTTACAGGCTCAACTTTTAATGATTTGATATTACAGATTAATAAAAACGAGCCGGGCGAAGATTTTGCAACTCAATATTTACAACAGGCAAATAGTTTTGTACAAAACGTTAAGGCCAAACGCGAAGCGTTAATACAATTACAATAA
- a CDS encoding TIM barrel protein, with the protein MQVEKYKIDGFNNELLADHKRRFEFVAADVANINDVLQKLEAFQIAIPSWALGTGGTRFGRFSGGGEPRSLEEKIEDVGILHALNKSSGAISLHIPWDIPQNHQAIKALAAQHGLVFDAMNSNTFQDQTDAPESYKFGSLQHVDKAVRDQAIAHNIEVIKQGVALGSKSLTVWLADGSSFPGQLNFRGAFERTLDSLKQIYAALPDDWKLYLEYKCYEPNFYSTTVADWGQSLLYVTKLGPKAFTLVDLGHHLPNANIEQIVSLLLMEGRLAGFHFNDSKYGDDDLTVGSINPYQLFLIFNELVEGMDARGMNHATDLGWMIDASHNLKDPIEDLLQSVQAIQIAYAQALIVDKAALQAAQKVSDVALAQEILQKAYRTDVRALVSEASLRAGGAIDPIGAYRSLKVRENLIKERGEKTVATGL; encoded by the coding sequence ATGCAAGTAGAGAAGTATAAAATTGACGGTTTTAACAACGAATTGTTGGCCGATCACAAACGCCGGTTTGAATTTGTTGCAGCCGATGTTGCCAATATAAACGATGTTTTGCAAAAATTGGAGGCGTTCCAAATTGCTATTCCAAGCTGGGCGCTGGGTACGGGTGGTACACGTTTTGGTCGTTTCTCCGGCGGTGGCGAGCCACGTAGTCTGGAAGAAAAAATAGAAGATGTTGGTATTTTGCATGCGCTAAACAAATCAAGCGGTGCCATTTCTTTGCATATTCCGTGGGATATACCACAAAACCACCAGGCGATTAAAGCCCTTGCCGCACAACATGGTTTGGTGTTTGATGCCATGAACTCAAATACGTTTCAAGATCAGACCGATGCTCCCGAAAGTTATAAATTTGGTTCGTTGCAGCATGTTGATAAGGCCGTTCGCGATCAGGCTATAGCCCACAACATCGAGGTTATTAAACAGGGTGTTGCGCTTGGTTCAAAATCGTTAACCGTTTGGTTGGCAGATGGATCGAGCTTTCCCGGTCAGTTAAATTTCCGTGGTGCATTTGAGCGCACTTTAGATAGCTTAAAGCAAATTTATGCTGCCTTACCCGATGATTGGAAATTGTATTTAGAATACAAATGTTACGAGCCAAATTTTTACTCAACTACCGTTGCCGATTGGGGCCAGTCGTTACTATATGTTACCAAATTGGGCCCTAAAGCCTTTACCTTGGTTGATCTGGGTCACCATTTGCCAAATGCCAACATCGAGCAAATTGTATCTTTATTGTTGATGGAGGGCCGTTTAGCAGGTTTCCACTTTAACGATTCAAAATACGGCGATGATGATTTAACCGTAGGTAGCATTAACCCTTATCAATTGTTCTTGATATTTAATGAATTAGTTGAAGGTATGGATGCCCGTGGCATGAACCATGCTACTGATTTGGGTTGGATGATAGATGCATCGCACAACCTTAAAGATCCTATCGAAGATTTATTACAATCTGTACAGGCCATCCAGATAGCTTATGCACAGGCATTAATAGTTGATAAAGCTGCTTTGCAGGCTGCTCAAAAAGTGAGCGATGTAGCCTTGGCTCAGGAAATTTTACAAAAGGCTTACCGCACGGATGTGCGTGCTTTGGTATCCGAAGCAAGCCTGCGTGCCGGTGGTGCTATAGACCCTATTGGCGCTTATCGCAGCCTTAAAGTGCGGGAGAACCTGATTAAAGAACGTGGAGAGAAAACAGTAGCAACAGGATTATAA
- a CDS encoding TSUP family transporter, producing the protein MGSLPKYQTPGTAAGGTSEGNQLFPVFLKLNQLHTLLIGAGNVGLEKLNAVLANSPLARVTIIADYVSDEVYELAGKFPQVTIHNRLFTESDLNDVNLVIVATGNESLNNYIRDVAHQHNLLLNVADKPSLCDFYLGSIVQKGDLKVAISTNGKSPTVAKRLKEVLNEGIPDELDTTLQQMSRLRDTLSGDFAHKVKKLNEITSVLIEPKDEIAERKNFKWLIWCSIVASIAITITAFWLKNPGFQSFVQTINPVFYYFLGASFIFALVDGAIGMSYGVTSTTFSLTMGIPPAAASMGVHLSEIMSNGIAGWMHYRMGNINWRLFKLLLIPGIIGAALGAYVVSSLEHYSMYTKPAVSVYTLILGIVIFKKAFKGKHKKADKKIKRISLLGFGGGFIDAVGGGGWGSIVLSSLIAGGRNARFSLGTVKLSRFFIAMVSSVTFILMLSHGNHWEAIFGMVIGSALASPIAARVSNQISTKAIMVSVAVIVILISLYSIQKFVVKVL; encoded by the coding sequence ATGGGTTCTTTGCCAAAATATCAAACACCGGGCACGGCGGCAGGTGGTACCAGCGAAGGTAACCAGTTGTTCCCTGTATTTTTAAAGCTTAACCAATTGCACACCCTTTTAATAGGTGCGGGCAATGTTGGGCTCGAAAAACTGAACGCCGTGTTAGCAAACAGTCCGCTTGCCAGGGTAACCATTATTGCCGATTACGTTTCGGATGAGGTTTACGAGCTTGCAGGCAAATTTCCGCAGGTAACCATCCATAACCGGTTGTTTACCGAAAGCGACCTTAACGATGTCAACCTGGTTATAGTAGCCACCGGTAACGAATCGTTAAATAATTACATTCGCGATGTAGCGCACCAACACAATTTGTTACTCAACGTGGCCGATAAGCCATCGTTATGCGATTTTTACCTCGGCTCTATCGTACAAAAAGGAGATTTAAAAGTTGCTATATCAACCAACGGAAAATCGCCAACGGTAGCCAAACGATTAAAAGAAGTGCTGAACGAAGGCATCCCCGACGAACTGGATACTACTTTGCAACAAATGAGCCGCTTACGCGATACCTTAAGCGGAGACTTTGCTCACAAGGTTAAAAAACTAAACGAAATCACCTCTGTATTAATAGAGCCCAAAGATGAAATCGCCGAAAGGAAGAATTTTAAATGGCTTATCTGGTGCTCTATCGTGGCATCTATAGCTATCACAATTACTGCCTTCTGGCTCAAAAACCCAGGCTTTCAAAGTTTTGTACAAACTATAAACCCGGTATTTTACTACTTTTTAGGAGCCAGTTTTATATTTGCTTTGGTAGATGGTGCTATCGGGATGAGTTACGGCGTTACTTCAACAACCTTCTCGTTAACTATGGGTATCCCTCCTGCTGCGGCAAGTATGGGAGTACACCTTTCCGAAATTATGAGCAACGGCATTGCCGGTTGGATGCATTACCGGATGGGTAATATCAACTGGCGCTTATTTAAGCTATTGTTAATACCAGGCATTATCGGTGCCGCTTTAGGGGCTTATGTAGTATCCTCGTTAGAGCATTACAGTATGTACACTAAACCTGCTGTATCGGTGTATACCCTTATATTAGGTATTGTTATTTTTAAAAAGGCCTTTAAGGGCAAACATAAAAAAGCAGATAAAAAAATTAAACGTATTTCCTTATTAGGTTTTGGCGGTGGTTTTATTGATGCTGTTGGCGGCGGTGGCTGGGGTTCTATTGTTTTATCGTCGCTCATAGCAGGGGGCCGCAATGCGCGCTTCTCATTGGGCACAGTTAAACTTTCCCGGTTTTTTATTGCCATGGTAAGCTCGGTAACGTTTATTTTAATGTTGAGCCACGGCAACCACTGGGAAGCCATTTTCGGCATGGTAATAGGTAGTGCGCTGGCCTCTCCTATTGCCGCAAGGGTATCAAACCAAATATCAACCAAAGCTATTATGGTTTCGGTAGCTGTTATTGTAATTTTGATTAGTTTATACAGCATACAAAAGTTTGTTGTAAAAGTGTTGTAA
- a CDS encoding GntR family transcriptional regulator: MKQPPIFECIFIDYYSSTPKYLQLANSIIKAIGEGKISKNDILPSINELSYNFEISRDTAEKAYKYLKKIGLLGSVPGKGYYVKSTELGHKLKVFLLFNKLSYHKKIIYDAIVAALGEMVTVDLYIYNNDFSLFKKLLQNKSDDYTHYVIIPHFVEGGEKAHEIINTIPKDKLILLDKVIPGVEGNYAAVYENFEIDIYHALEQALPQLSKYNTLKIIFPEHSYFPSEILKGFYNFCHQYAFNFKVIHDIETEEIGKGEAYINLMENDLVTLIERIIATELKVGTDVGVISYNETPLKKIILNGLTTISTDFQSMGEKTAYLILNGLTEHIETPFYLTLRASL, translated from the coding sequence ATGAAACAACCACCAATATTCGAATGCATTTTTATTGATTATTACTCGTCTACGCCAAAATATCTGCAACTGGCAAATTCCATTATTAAAGCTATAGGCGAAGGTAAAATAAGCAAAAACGATATTCTGCCGTCAATCAACGAGTTAAGCTACAACTTTGAAATATCGCGCGATACTGCCGAGAAGGCCTATAAATATTTAAAAAAGATAGGGCTATTAGGTTCGGTGCCGGGTAAGGGTTATTATGTTAAAAGTACCGAACTTGGCCATAAACTAAAGGTGTTTTTACTGTTTAACAAACTTAGCTACCACAAAAAAATTATATACGATGCCATTGTTGCCGCCCTAGGCGAAATGGTTACGGTAGACCTATATATATACAACAACGATTTTTCGCTGTTTAAAAAGCTGCTCCAAAACAAAAGCGACGATTATACACATTATGTTATTATTCCGCATTTTGTGGAAGGCGGCGAAAAGGCTCACGAAATTATCAACACCATACCCAAAGACAAACTGATATTGCTGGATAAGGTTATACCCGGTGTTGAGGGTAATTACGCCGCCGTTTACGAAAACTTTGAAATTGATATTTACCATGCACTGGAGCAGGCCCTTCCACAGTTAAGCAAATACAATACCTTAAAAATCATCTTCCCCGAACACAGCTATTTCCCAAGCGAAATTTTAAAGGGCTTTTATAACTTTTGCCATCAGTACGCCTTTAATTTTAAGGTGATACATGATATAGAAACCGAAGAAATTGGCAAGGGTGAGGCTTATATTAACCTGATGGAAAACGACCTGGTTACCTTAATAGAACGCATTATTGCAACAGAGTTAAAAGTAGGTACCGATGTGGGCGTAATATCGTATAACGAAACACCGCTTAAAAAAATAATTTTGAACGGCTTAACAACCATATCAACCGACTTCCAGTCGATGGGCGAAAAAACAGCTTATTTGATACTAAACGGGTTAACAGAACACATCGAAACACCTTTTTATTTAACACTTCGGGCGTCGTTATAG